In the Syntrophus aciditrophicus SB genome, ACCTCGGTCCATTTTTCAGAGAAATTTGAAAAAGGCTCTTTTGAAATTACTCGCCACGGAAAGGCAGATGTATAAACGGAAGCGACCCTCAATTCCAGAGGCCACCACCCGGTCCTGTCTTCTTGGACCATTACAAGAATTCTTGTCCGGACCTCGGGTTGCTTTTCAAAATGAAGCTGAAGGGCCTTTAAATTTGTGAGATTACTTTTAGTATGCGAAAAAGTAGGAACTGAAAAAGAGTTAATTTTTGTTGTGGGGAATCGGGATAAGGCGTGATTATTTGGGATGTTACGGGATAGATAATGCTTGGAGGTTAATTAAATGGAGGTTTGCGACAGATTTTTGAAATTTAGTCATTTTTAAGAAATTTTACATTTAGTTTGCGACACGTTTTTTTGATTTTCTGTCTTTTTTTGTGCCTTTAGAAAGTAATCAAATACTCCAGCTAAGCGTAAAATGGCTAAGGCAGCGGCAACTGCAGAGAAGAGAGCATAAACAAAAGTCGTGAAACCGATAAAAGCAAATACGCCTGTCTTGACGTCCCATCCAAATGATATTAATGCAGCGAGAAGAGCAATGATCTGCAGAACAATGAAATGAATAAATGTGCCATTCACCTTCATGAAGGCAGATGGTTCACCATTGCCATCATCGCCAGCTAATAAATCCTGAAATTTTTCATTCCCGAAAGCCAGGAGCATTGCATAGCCACCTAAGGTAAATCCAAGTATATTGGGAATAACATCGACACAGATGCTGTACCATGCCCAGCCTTCATGCTCTATGGCCCAGACAGGGCGACACAATAAGGAAATTAGGATGGCGAAGTGAAAATATGGTGAGCGCAGCAAGGCGCTGTACCCACCATATGATTTCCAATATATACCCCAGCTTTCACGCACGTGTTTATATTGGGTTAAAACTTCGTTTTGATTTGAACGAGTCATTTATTCCCTTTAATTTTATGTAGCATAAATTCCGATGTTTCAAGAAGTGCGCTATGCTCCGTCTGTATTTCCGGATTATAAAGTGTCTGTTCTATGAAGGGATGTAAATCTGTTGATATTTCGACTTTCTGCTCGGCATCGTACCCTTTGGCTTCTATGCGCCCATTCGAAAGGGCCAGTTTCATCAGTGCCTGTGTTTCATCATCAGGTTTGATGCCAGCTTCATGCGTTGATGTTGCCGTTTGTTCAAGCTTCCTGATATTCATGTTATCTATCTTTTGCAATAGAGAAGCTGCCAAGCCGCCCAAGTCATCATCATTGGGCCGGTTGAACATAATGTGAAGCCTTGTTAGTCTTGGTATTGCCAATATTCTTTCAATAGCTTCAGATGTGGACTCTACAGACACATCAACTTGCCCGTATTTCGTGGCAATCGTATCATCTTTAAAGAGATCATTCATTAGTTTCATCATGTCTCCAGGAGAGATATGACGACGGCTAAAGAAGAATCTATGGGATTTCGGGTAAAATACATAAGAGATCATTTTTAAATTTGGTTTTAGATGATCTGGTACGATCGGTCTGATCTCGAGCTGCTCTTCGTCGATCGGAGTGTTGCTTTCGAGGTCAAGCCAGGGAGCTTTTGGGTCTATATTTAAGAAACGATACACCATTCCCCTGAGTATAGGAACATTATTGTGTCCTTCCTCTTCATAGAGAGATCCGATGATTCCCCAATCCGATCCTCTTATTTTCCCTGTGGCTTTAATTTTATGGGAATCTTTGAATAGACTGATATAATTTTCTGAGGAATGCGGTTGTGTTGTAATGTTCAGCGCGGCAACTTTAAGTGTTTTTAAACGCGGCATTAATACCTCCTGCATTGGTGTTTATCACAATTATCTTGATTCTCAGTGGTTTTATAAAAGCTTAAAGCGGCGTGATTGCCGCTTTTTTTATGCCATGTTTAATTCCAGCGATTGTTCAGGATTGAGGGAAGACGGCCGGTCTGGGTGTAATTCGTGAAGTCTGCGTGGATCACGTTGCCTTTGCGGATGGTGATTACGCGGCGCCTTCCCCGGCGGCACCGGCTGGCCAGTCCGACTTTGTGAGCTTTTCCTTCAAGTAGGCGTTCTCTTTCCTGAGGATTCCGATCTCCTCCTTCAATGCCGTGTTTTCTTCTCTGAGCACTTTGATCTCGGCCTTGAGTCCGGCGTTTTCCTCCCGCAGCGTGACGATTTCGCTGTTCAGGCCCGCTATTTCCTCTTTCATTGCCGTCATCATGGATTGCATTCTTTCCTCGAAACTGCGGCTTTTGGCCTCCATTTCGGCTTGCATCTGTTCAACATGGGCGATGCGTCCCCGATCCGCGACGGCATCGGCGAAGGAACGGATATTGAGGTGCAGTGCGGTAGCGTAGGGCGTGCCGGAGGACAGCACCTGAATGGCTAAGGTGACATCGTCCCCGATGCTTATTTCTCCGGTCTCTGCGGATGGAGCTG is a window encoding:
- a CDS encoding DUF4747 family protein produces the protein MPRLKTLKVAALNITTQPHSSENYISLFKDSHKIKATGKIRGSDWGIIGSLYEEEGHNNVPILRGMVYRFLNIDPKAPWLDLESNTPIDEEQLEIRPIVPDHLKPNLKMISYVFYPKSHRFFFSRRHISPGDMMKLMNDLFKDDTIATKYGQVDVSVESTSEAIERILAIPRLTRLHIMFNRPNDDDLGGLAASLLQKIDNMNIRKLEQTATSTHEAGIKPDDETQALMKLALSNGRIEAKGYDAEQKVEISTDLHPFIEQTLYNPEIQTEHSALLETSEFMLHKIKGNK